The region GGTGTTTTCCTTGCCGTGGCGCTCCTCATATACGGAATACTGGCTATCGCGGCCGGGTTGTCCTCGCTCTCCCGGCGCGCACGCTGGATCGAGATCCTCCTCGGCGTGCTGAGCCTCGTCGCGGCCGCCATCACTTTCTTCAATCCCTTCGCCGGGGCCTTGACGCTCGTCGCGCTGATCGGCGCCTGGTTGCTCATCATCGGCGTTTTCGAAATCGTCGGCGCATTCCAGTCTGCGCATGACCGGGGCTGGCGCCTGCTACTCGGCGTTCTCGACACTGTTCTGGGCGGTCTCCTCCTGTTCAGCGATCCCGCGACCGGACTTGCCTTCCTGGCATTGGCGGTCGGCCTGAGCTTCCTGCTGCGAGGAACCTTCCTCATCATCCTCGCCATGGGTCTGCGCCGCATCGGTAAGCTATAGACTTAGTGCGGCAAGGGTGCCCTGCCCCGAACAACAAAGGAAACGCCAGGATGATCGGAGGATACAAACCGCTTTCGGTCTTGCTCATCCTGGCGGCAACGGTCGGAAATGCTCCGGCATCGAGCATTTCCGGGACTATCTGGCGCAACCCTGCAAACAGTGTGCATATCCGCGCGCAACCGTGCGACGACAGGATGTGCGGTGTCGTCGTCTGGGCTAACGACAAGGCGAAAGCCGATGCGCGCAAGGGCAGCCCGGATCCTCTGGTGGGCGCAC is a window of Sphingobium sp. MI1205 DNA encoding:
- a CDS encoding HdeD family acid-resistance protein; translated protein: MPSQSRRYSSPYGMADPALETSWGWVLAYGLLVILIGVFALLNPIATGFATGVFLAVALLIYGILAIAAGLSSLSRRARWIEILLGVLSLVAAAITFFNPFAGALTLVALIGAWLLIIGVFEIVGAFQSAHDRGWRLLLGVLDTVLGGLLLFSDPATGLAFLALAVGLSFLLRGTFLIILAMGLRRIGKL
- a CDS encoding DUF2147 domain-containing protein, which translates into the protein MIGGYKPLSVLLILAATVGNAPASSISGTIWRNPANSVHIRAQPCDDRMCGVVVWANDKAKADARKGSPDPLVGAQLFRDFEQEQPGVWRGRVFVPDIGRTFTGRVTVLDSNRLEANGCLVGRIGCRSQIWTRVEK